One Silene latifolia isolate original U9 population chromosome 4, ASM4854445v1, whole genome shotgun sequence DNA segment encodes these proteins:
- the LOC141651890 gene encoding uncharacterized protein LOC141651890 — translation MPEVSEVSTTVGPEDPHFIHHSDIPGIKLVGTVFDGTGYGGWKRAMLIALSAKNKLGFIDGSLPKPATTEPTTKSWQRCNDIVFSWILNSCSPEIGKSILYSNSAEIAWSELEDIFGQNGMGMNPPCSCNCQCGAKIKQKKFQEDQRIVQFLMGLNDSFAVVRGTILIHNPLPKLSSIYNNLLQEEGQREIHNAVNFQADFAALYAGNSKGAYKGNYNGYNNSGFNNGNVGYHNNGYNQKNQFYKNQTAGSNQQGNFNHQNVQHQQSYSNKGKGSNADESVVPSVPIPFCNYCKKHGHKIEVCRHLQNRNRRFAGNVFNEQEGVIGSASEGFAQGPNPGSSQVLNTATGSSSSSGGFSFAPGLSANFAGFNSSADYTGPASSANFAGNSHSSSIVFPQCLSNPFLNSWILDTGASDHMCSNKALFSEFNSLQRPYSISLPNGSVVCIDTIGSVPVTAELCLHDVLYDCSKRHLVLGRNYNDLYLLQHNKSVVPDDSLNKSSSNNVITTENCQTTHALFSNSTSISLQAFDLIHIDLWGPYHTATYNGYKYFLTIVDDFTRCTWTHLLTCKGSVCGDPKKLGLDKDGKVVQRHPKADTRDRRPAPNDLMEEKLKALDVTAAQARVAGNVPRRKPKTTSMAATAPTPAQSSIPVIQKQQVVIDVEDEEVTVAKGPPPSKKRKEPMPATTVTEAGERKDSAGPLFKKVQTDQPLSAIALTGQQVGKKPVQAGDQNVTVDSSSQKVSPAQLVVEGTRLCKRLVAGKAKLDLLDERRLREDAEKALLAERAKAESDAAKLLEEKAKFQSAFDAAVLKREEWKSLHSTEKWKMNQLDVNNAFLHGDLHEEVYMKVPPGLAVQDKNFVCKLEKSLYGLKQASRKWNAKLCQSLKSRGYKQSLNDYSLFSKHNNDKVVYIAVYVDDILLVGDDDNEMAILKAFLDNTFKIKDLGNLSYFLGLEFNHLQDGIAITQAKFTKELLQEFDCINVRPVSCPLDRTIKHNNTSGNLINDPAAYRKLVGKLNYLTNTRPDIAFAVQLLSQFMAFPREQHWSSAIHVLKYVAGNVSKGILLNNKEDFTLQGFCDADW, via the exons ATGCCAGAAGTTTCTGAAGTTAGCACGACTGTTGGTCCAGAAGATCCTCACTTTATTCATCATTCTGATATTCCTGGAATTAAGTTGGTTGGCACTGTCTTTGATGGAACTGGTTATGGTGGTTGGAAACGGGCCATGTTAATTGCTCTCTCAGCTAAAAACAAGCTGGGATTCATTGATGGTAGTTTGCCCAAACCCGCAACAACTGAACCTACAACAAAATCTTGGCAACGCTGCAATGATATTGTCTTTTCTTGGATACTGAACTCTTGTTCTCCAGAAATTGGCAAATCAATTCTTTACAGCAACTCTGCAGAGATTGCTTGGTCTGAATTAGAAGACATATTTGGTCAAA ATGGCATGGGTATGAATCCTCCCTGTTCTTGCAACTGTCAGTGTGGTGCCAAGATCAAGCAGAAGAAATTTCAAGAAGATCAAAGAATTGTTCAGTTTCTGATGGGCTTAAATGATTCATTTGCAGTTGTTAGGGGCACCATATTAATACATAATCCTCTACCTAAGTtgtcctccatttacaataatcTTCTTCAAGAAGAAGGTCAAAGAGAAATACATAATGCTGTTAATTTTCAGGCTGATTTCGCTGCTCTTTATGCTGGTAATTCCAAGGGTGCTTATAAAGGCAATTACAATGGTTATAATAACTCTGGTTTTAACAATGGCAATGTTGGTTATCATAACAATGGGTATAATCAGAAAAATCAGTTTTACAAGAATCAAACAGCTGGTTCTAATCAGCAAGGGAATTTCAAT CATCAGAATGTTCAGCATCAACAATCTTATTCTAATAAAGGCAAAGGGTCAAATGCAGATGAAAGTGTTGTTCCTTCAGTTCCTATTCCTTTCTGTAACTACTGCAAGAAGCATGGACATAAGATTGAAGTTTGTAGACATCTTCAGAATAGAAATAGAAGGTTTGCAGGCAACGTTTTCAATGAGCAGGAAGGAGTTATAGGGTCTGCATCTGAAGGTTTTGCTCAGGGTCCTAATCCTGGTTCCAGTCAAGTTCTCAACACTGCTACAGGTTCTTCTTCATCTTCTGGAGGTTTCTCTTTTGCACCTGGTTTATCTGCAAACTTTGCTGGATTTAATTCTTCTGCGGATTATACTGGACCAGCTTCTTCTGCCAATTTTGCAGGTAATTCCCATTCATCTTCTATTGTTTTTCCACAGTGTTTATCAAATCCTTTTCTTAATTCTTGGATACTTGACACGGGTGCTAGTGATCACATGTGTTCTAACAAGGCATTGTTTTCTGAGTTTAACTCATTACAAAGACCTTATTCAATTTCCTTACCAAATGGTAGTGTAGTATGCATAGATACCATTGGTTCAGTGCCTGTTACTGCTGAGTTGTGTTTACATGATGTTTTATAT GATTGTTCCAAGAGGCACTTGGTCCTTGGTAGGAATTATAATGATCTCTATCTTCTACAACACAATAAATCTGTTGTTCCTGATGATTCTCTCAATAAAAGCAGTTCTAATAATGTGATCACTACTGAGAATT GCCAGACAACACATGCTCTCTTTTCCAATAGTACTTCTATTTCTTTGCAAGCTTTTGATTTAATTCACATTGATTTATGGGGCCCTTATCATACTGCCACTTACAATGGATACAAATACTTTCTTACAATTGTTGATGACTTTACACGATGTACTTGGACTCACTTACTTACTTGTAAAG gatctgtctgtgGAGATCCCAAGAAGTTGgggcttgacaaggacgggaaggttgtTCAGCGGCATCCTAAGGCTGATACGCGTGATCGTAGACCGGCCCCCAACGATCTAATGGAGGAGAAGTTGAAGGCGCTGGACGTGACGGCGGCTCAAGCGCGGGTAGCTGGTAACGTGCCACGCCGCAAACCAAAGACGACGTCTATGGCGGCGACGGCGCCAACTCCGGCTCAGTCTTCTATCCCTGTGATCCAAAAGCAGCAGGTGGTCATCGATGTTGAGgatgaggaggtcaccgttgcgaagggtcctcctccttcGAAGAAGAGAAAGGAACCAATGCCTGCTACCACCGTCACCGAGGCAGGGGAGAGGAAGGACTCAGCCGGCCCTTTATTTAAGAAGGTCCAGACTG atcaaccgttgTCGGCCATCGCTCTCACTGGACAGCAAGTGGGGAAGAAACCTgtgcaggctggtgatcaaaatgtcaccgttgactcttcATCTCAGAAGGTTTCCCCTGCCCAGCTTGTGGTGGAGGGCACGAGGTTGTGTAAGAGGCTG gtggccgggAAGGCGAAGCTGGACCTCCTCGATGAGCGGAGGCTTAGggaggatgctgagaaggcgctcttggctgagagagcTAAGGCCGAgtctgatgccgctaagctgctggaggagaaAGCCAAATTTCAGAGTGCCTTCGACGCCGCAGTTcttaagagggaagaatggaagtctctgCATTCAACCGAG aaatggaaaatGAACCAATTGGATGTGAACAATGCATTTCTTCATGGGGATTTACATGAAGAGGTGTATATGAAGGTTCCACCAGGACTTGCAGTACAGGATAAAAATTTTGTCTGTAAGTTGGAGAAATCTCTATATGGCTTGAAGCAAGCTTCTAGGAAATGGAATGCCAAGCTTTGCCAGTCTTTAAAGTCCAGAGGATATAAACAATCATTAAATGATTACTCATTATTTTCCAAGCATAACAATGACAAGGTTGTTTATATAGCTGTTTATGTAGATGATATCCTTCTAGTTGGGGATGATGACAATGAAATGGCTATTCTCAAGGCATTTCTAGACAACACGTTCAAAATAAAGGACCTGGGTAATCTGAGTTATTTCCTGGGGTTAGAATTTAATCATTTACAAGATGGTATAGCCATTACACAGGCAAAGTTTACAAAAGAGCTACTGCAAGAGTTTGATTGCATCAATGTACGACCAGTTTCTTGTCCATTAGATCGAACAATCAAGCATAACAATACATCTGGAAATCTTATCAATGATCCAGCTGCTTACAGAAAATTGGTAGGCAAGCTAAATTATCTAACCAACACTCGTCCCGACATAGCCTTTGCAGTGCAACTGTTAAGCCAATTTATGGCTTTTCCAAGAGAGCAACACTGGTCTTCAGCAATACACGTGCTCAAATATGTTGCAGGGAATGTTTCAAAGGGTATTCTCCTCAATAATAAAGAAGATTTTACCCTTCAGGGTTTTTGTGATGCAGACTGGTGA
- the LOC141653765 gene encoding uncharacterized protein LOC141653765 — translation MVSQEYVQKMETRQNYRNLWHTDLLRAVQADTPYCCFAVFCSPCASYLLRKRALYNDMSRYVCCGGYMPCSGRCGESRCPEFCLGTEVVCCFGNSVASTRFMLQDEFNIQTTQCDNCIIGFMFCLNQIACIFSIVAMIVGSEEISEAAHILNLLSELVYCSVCACMQTQHKVEMDKRDGKFGPQPMAVPSVQVMSRIDQPYPSTVGYPPAQAQPAYGYPPTGAAPQGYPGAYPPPPAAYPPQGYPPAGYPK, via the exons ATGGTGTCGCAAGAATACGTTCAGAAAATGGAGACCAGACAAAACTACCGGAACCTCTGGCACACTGATCTCCTTCGTGCTGTTCAAGCCGACACTCCTT ATTGCTGTTTCGCTGTATTCTG TTCGCCGTGTGCATCATATCTGCTTCGGAAACGTGCCCTTTATAATGATATGTCAAG ATATGTGTGCTGTGGAGGTTATATGCCTTGCAGTGGTCGGTGTGGAGAGAGTCGCTGCCCTGAATTTTGTCTTGGTACCGAG GTTGTCTGCTGCTTTGGCAACTCTGTGGCCTCCACACGTTTTATGTTGCAGGATGAGTTCAACATACAGACAACACAGTGTGACAACTGCATCATT GGCTTCATGTTCTGCCTCAACCAAATCGCATGTATATTCTCTATTGTTGCAATGATTGTGGGGAGTGAAGAAATTTCAGAAGCAGCTCATATATTGAATCTCCTTTCTGAACTGGTCTACTGCTC GGTTTGCGCTTGTATGCAG ACACAACACAAGGTAGAAATGGACAAGCGTGATGGCAAATTTGGGCCTCAGCCAATGGCAGTGCCTTCAGTTCAGGTAATGTCTCGAATTGACCAACCATACCCCTCTACCGTAGGGTACCCTCCTGCACAGGCCCAACCTGCCTATGGCTACCCTCCTACCGGTGCTGCTCCACAAGGATATCCAGGTGCTTATCCTCCCCCACCTGCGGCCTACCCTCCTCAAGGATACCCACCAGCTGGATACCCCAAGTGA